A region from the Triticum urartu cultivar G1812 chromosome 1, Tu2.1, whole genome shotgun sequence genome encodes:
- the LOC125533248 gene encoding F-box protein At1g55000-like → MVISADLFLWRNKKISVGVLAGATAIWLLFEEKNEHTQEKEQAQEKKSEQEKKAPDCCCWNVEDLVSVTTLHRLPPVDVARAACACRLLSTVASDRAVLEATFRAPWGVRHVLSDPATRAFWRAASLARFALSRALCRGVTVSGIALKYSVQMLAFILQKLGVQEL, encoded by the exons ATGGTTATTT CTGCTGACCTCTTCCTGTGGAGGAACAAGAAGATCTCTGTCGGGGTGCTCGCGGGCGCCACCGCCATTTGGCTGCTATTTGAG GAGAAGAATGAGCACACCCAGGAGAAGGAGCAAGCCCAGGAGAAAAAGAGTGAGCAGGAGAAGAAGGCACCGGATTGCTGCTGTTGGAATGTTGAGGACCTGGTATCTGTGACGACCCTGCACCGGCTCCCGCCCGTGGATGTCGCGCGGGCGGCCTGCGCCTGCCGCCTCTTGAGCACCGTCGCCTCCGACCGCGCCGTGCTAGAGGCCACCTTCCGCGCACCCTGGGGCGTGCGCCACGTCCTCAGCGACCCGGCCACCAGGGCCTTCTGGCGCGCTGCCTCCCTCGCCCGATTTGCGCTCTCGCGCGCCCTCTGTCGCGGGGTCACTGTCTCGGGCATCGCACTCAAGTATTCTGTCCAG ATGCTGGCTTTCATTCTTCAAAAGTTGGGTGTACAGGAGCTCTAG